AGAACTGCTGAGCTGATGCGGGGGCAGTGAATACACTACAGGCGAAGATGGCAAGCATAAATGCTGCAAAATACAGTTTTGCCGTCATTACCCACCTCCTTTCAAGTACTGCATAGAGGGTTCTATGAACAAAAACCTCTAAAATGATAGCATGATCAGGGTGTCCTTGTCAAACCGGCATGGCCTGGCGGTAATCGCGAAAGAATGGTGAAACTCATGGTTTCTGATGCCCCGTCACGATAACCATGGCCCTTTCCCCTGCGGGGAAAAGGCCGCCGCCGGAGAAGGCCTGTTTTGCATGAAGCTCAGACCTTTTCTGACGTGAAGGAAAATCGGGGAATTTTACAGAATCCATGGAATTCCCTCGAGACCAGAGAGAATGGAGAAAAAACATGGTTCACTCCAATGATCTTGTGCAAAAAAGTCCGGAATATAAGTTTGAGCTCCGACGACTTGTGAACTGGCTCCCGCTTGGGATGATGTACGCGGCTTTTTATATGAGCCGCTATAATTTTACGGTGACCAACCCCGCACTCTGCAAAGAATTTGGATGGTCAAATGCGCAGATCGGCGGTGTTATCTCCCTGTCCCTGCTGGTCTATGGGCTGAGCGTTTTCCTCAATGGTCCGATTGCGGACAAGATAGGGGGGAAAAAAGCCATTCTCATCGGCTGCATCGGGGCGCTGGTTTTTAACCTGCTGTTCGCCGCCGGGGTATGCTTCAGGATTTTCAGCTGGGATAAAGCCCCCTGGGTCGGGCTTCTTACCTATTTTTCCGTGATATGGGCATTTAACATGTATTTCCAGAGCTTTGGAGCCCTCTCGGTGGTGAAGGTGAACGCATCATGGTTTTCAATTTCCGAGAGAGGCATATTTGCCGGTCTTTTCGGTGCCATGATCCAGTTCGGGAGAATACTTGCGGTGCCTGTAGGCGGTGTAATTCTTGCAACAAGCAGCTGGGAGTGGGTGCATGTGGTCCCCGCGATAGTTCTTGGTTTGATCGGCCTCCTCACGCTCCTGGTGGTGAAAGATACCCCCGAGGAGCTGGGATTTCCCCGCCAGGATGAAGTACTTGTTGTCGAGGAAAAGGAAGAGTCTCCCTCCCTCGGAGCCATATTGAAAACCATTCTCTTGAATCCTACGATGCTCATTATCACGGGCGCGATGATGGCAACCGGTCTTATCCGCCATTCACTGGAACAGTGGGCACCGAAATATTTCATAGACGTTCACGGCGTTTCGTCTGACTCAATGATTTTTATCCTTGCCTTCGCCGGGCAGGTGATGATTGGCATTTTCGGAGCCTTTGTGATGGGCAACGTCTCGGACAGGTATTTTCAGTCCCGCAGGGGGCCCGTCACTGCGATAGCGTATTTTGTGCAGGCTTTTCTTCTCCTGGCCTTTGCGCTCCTCAAGCCAGGCCCATGGCTCGCCGCGATCATTCTGATGCTTTTCTATTTTTTTCTCAATGGCTGCCATGGACTCATTGCAGGGACTGCAAGCATGGATTTCGGGGGGAGAAAGGCTGCGGCCACTGCCGCAGGGCTGCTGGACGGCTCCCAGTACCTGGTGGGCTCCATTGCAGGTATCGGCATGGGCATGCTTCTTGACAGGTTCGGCTGGGGCGCCTGGTCATGGAGTATCATCATATTTGCATTGATAGCAGGCGCGCTTATGGCCACAAGGTGGAATGTCCTCCCGCCAAGAGCAAAGAAACAGGAACTGGTAGTCTGCAGGAAATGCGAAGCTTCCTACCATATCAATGATGAGAGCTGCAGTCAATGCGGCGAGGCCAACCCGGAAATAACTCTGAAAAAGATAGTGCTGATGTCAAAGGAAGCTTTTAATACTGCCATATTCAGCATATTCATGTTCCTGTTCCCCCTCATCATCCTGATTTCAAAGGTTTTAGGGGGAATTGTAAAGCCTGAGACCAGGAGTGACAGCGTCAATTCCGTGCTGATTTTCGCATTTCTCGGTATTCTCATAGGTCTGCTTGCCTATAACCGCTCAATTGCCGCGAGGAGACTCATTGAATTGAAAAACATGGGAACCCAGTATCTTGAAATTGTGAAGCCATCTTCCTCATTGGCAAAGGCAGCCCTTATCCTGAGCGGCATTGCAACGGTATATGGATTTATCTGGCTGCAGAAGTGCCTTTAGTCTCCGCGCCGGCCCCTATTTCGTCAGAGGCTCCAGCAGTGCGTGGGGGTCATCGGGGAGGGCATGGCCTGAATAGTGCACCGCGCCCTTCCTGTCTATGATGAAATTCGTGGGGACGCCCACAAGTCCATACTGCTTTGCCACCTGGCCGTCCCAGTCGTTGAGGACTCTGTAGGGAATGGCCTCTTTCTCAGCGAAGGCCTGCAGGGTCTTCGCGCTTTCCTTGACACTCACCGCCAGTATCTCGAAGTTTTTGCCCTTCATGGACTCGGCAAGTTTCTTCAGCTCGGGGATCTCCTCACGGCATGAGGGGCACCATGTAGCCCAGAAGACGAGGAGGACCGCTTTTTTTCCATAGACTTCCGACAGGGTAATGGCGTCGCCCTTCAGGTCATGCAGCGTAAAATCGGGGGCCTTTGCGGGAGCCTGTCCTTTCGGTTCCAGAACAGCCCGCGGGGTGGGCGGCGAGAACGGGGAAGTCGTAGGCGAGGAAGCGCCTGCCGGCCCGGGAGCCTTTGCGCAGCCTGCGGCAAGGGCAATCAGCAGCGCGATGAGAATGGTGATCACTGTTTTTTCCATACAACCGGTTCCTTTCAGATTGATTTCTGCCCCGCGATGAAAATAAAATACTCCCCGATGCCGATGAGCACCGCTCCCATGAAGCGCCTCACCCGCTCCATCCACGGCCCTGCCTTGGGGAGGGACATGAGGATACCGGCAAAAGTCCCTATTGCCAGGATGATCAACCCCATGCCGAGGGAGTAAGTGAAGAGAAGCGAGATGCCGAAGAGCATGTTCTGCTTTGACGCCACGTAGGCAAGCGTGACGCCGAGCACCGCCGCCGTGCAGGGGCCGACGACAAGGCCCGAGAAGATCCCCAGGAAGAAAATGGCCACATAGCCGCTCCCTACCTTCTTTGACTGGAGGTTGGCGATGAATGACGGCATCCTGATGCTAAAGAGGTCAAACATGGAGAGGCCCAGGATAATGCAGACATTCCCCATTATGAGGTTCACCGCGGGCTTCTGGCTGATCTCGCCAAAGAGGCTTCCCGTGAGGGCGGCAATGGCCCCGAGGGCAGAGTACATGAGGGCCATTCCCATCACATAGACGAAGGAGAGGAAGAAGCCTTTAAACCTTGACCCGCCGGCCTGGCTCCCGATGAAGCTGACCGTAATGGGGAGCATGGTATAAATGCAGGGTTCAAAGCTTGTCAGTATGCCTCCCAGGAATACTGCAGCGAAGGCAAGCAGGGGTGAGCTCGTGAGATAGCTTCCAAGGTGTCCGACAAACTCGTTCACAGGTGCTTCTCCACAAACGACCTGAGAGGCCCTTCACCGAGGAACCCGAGATTTCTCTTCACTTCTTTCCCCTCCTTGAAGATGATGAGGGTGGGCGTCGAGAGGACAGCGTGATCGACGGCCAGTTTCTGGTCCTTTATGGCGTCAATCTTTACCACTTTCACCAGGTCCTCCATTGAAGCCGAGAGCTTATCCACAAGGGGGGCCAGGGACCTGCATGAGGGGCACCACTCAGACTGAAAGTAGGCGAGGACCGGGAGCCTTTCCAGCAGCACCTCCTGCTGAAAGGTTTTTTCTTCAACGTCTTTTACCATGGCAGCTCCTCCCTGATTCTGTTTCCATGACCTGCCTGCCCGTAAGGTAAGATGAATGACTCTACAAAAAGATTCATAAACAGGAAAGGATTTCCTGCTTTCCGGGGGGCTCCCAGCCGCCGCGGTGCCTTCTGCCTTCAGGCAGGTAAAAGCCCCCCTTTTTTTGAATTAGAATATACACTCAATCCTCGCCCAGTCTGAAAGGAGATCTGCCATGCGATTCGCCATTCTGTCAACGGTCGTTGCGCTTCTGTTGCTCACCGCTCCGGTACGGGGAGCCGATGCGAAGCAGTGGGACAAGACAGTCGTTCTCAGGACAAGCCAGGGAGACATTGTGCTCAAGCTCATGCCCTACGTGGCACCCCTGGCCTGCGAGAATTTCGTGAGGCTTGTCAAGAAGGGATACTACAACGGCCTCACTTTTCACCGCGTCATCAAGGGCTTCATGATCCAGGGGGGCGATCCCAATGGCGACGGGTCCGGAGGATCATCCATCTGGGGTAAGGACTTCAAGATCGAGGCGAGCACCCAGGTGAAATTTGATAAAGTGGGCCTTCTCGCCATGGCGAACAGCGGCCCCGACTCAAACGGCAGCCAGTTTTTCATCACCACGGGCGTGGAGACCACCAAGCATCTCAATATGAAATATACCATCTTTGGCAAAGTGACCAAGGGTATGGAGGCAGTGACGAAAATAGAAAATACCCCCACGGGCGCTGAAGACAAGCCTCTCAAAGCTCAAAAGATAATAAAGGCCTTTATCAAGGAAAGCCCCAAGGCGGGAAAATGAGCAGAAACCTGCTTATCATCACGGCGCTTCTTACTCTTGCGTGCCCTGCATTCAGGGGGGATGCCATAGCCATGGAGAAGAGCAGCTTTTCTATTGCAGAGGGGCACAACAGAAACTATTTCCTCGTCTCAGACGAGGCCCTCTGCCACCTTGTTCTCACCGACAGGTCAAATCCCCGGGTGCTCGTCAATTTCCCCGCGGGAAATTCCGGCATAGCTCTCTGGTTTTCCAGGGAAGAGCATGAGGGGCCTGAGATCTCCCTTGTCGAGGGGCTTGAGCCCGCCACAGACAAAAAGGGCGGCACAGCCGCCTCGTTCTCCGTAAGCTTCGGCAGGGGGAAGGCTGTCCTGTCAGACTGGGTTCTTGACAGCGTGAGGCAGGTCAGGAATTATGGAGACCCGCAGTCTGAAGATTTCAACAGTAAAAAGGAGCGCTATGGCGAGGATCATGCCGTGCCTCCCCACTGGATCAAGCCGGAG
This sequence is a window from Candidatus Eremiobacterota bacterium. Protein-coding genes within it:
- a CDS encoding TlpA disulfide reductase family protein, translating into MEKTVITILIALLIALAAGCAKAPGPAGASSPTTSPFSPPTPRAVLEPKGQAPAKAPDFTLHDLKGDAITLSEVYGKKAVLLVFWATWCPSCREEIPELKKLAESMKGKNFEILAVSVKESAKTLQAFAEKEAIPYRVLNDWDGQVAKQYGLVGVPTNFIIDRKGAVHYSGHALPDDPHALLEPLTK
- a CDS encoding peptidylprolyl isomerase, translating into MRFAILSTVVALLLLTAPVRGADAKQWDKTVVLRTSQGDIVLKLMPYVAPLACENFVRLVKKGYYNGLTFHRVIKGFMIQGGDPNGDGSGGSSIWGKDFKIEASTQVKFDKVGLLAMANSGPDSNGSQFFITTGVETTKHLNMKYTIFGKVTKGMEAVTKIENTPTGAEDKPLKAQKIIKAFIKESPKAGK
- a CDS encoding thioredoxin domain-containing protein, translating into MVKDVEEKTFQQEVLLERLPVLAYFQSEWCPSCRSLAPLVDKLSASMEDLVKVVKIDAIKDQKLAVDHAVLSTPTLIIFKEGKEVKRNLGFLGEGPLRSFVEKHL
- a CDS encoding MFS transporter is translated as MVHSNDLVQKSPEYKFELRRLVNWLPLGMMYAAFYMSRYNFTVTNPALCKEFGWSNAQIGGVISLSLLVYGLSVFLNGPIADKIGGKKAILIGCIGALVFNLLFAAGVCFRIFSWDKAPWVGLLTYFSVIWAFNMYFQSFGALSVVKVNASWFSISERGIFAGLFGAMIQFGRILAVPVGGVILATSSWEWVHVVPAIVLGLIGLLTLLVVKDTPEELGFPRQDEVLVVEEKEESPSLGAILKTILLNPTMLIITGAMMATGLIRHSLEQWAPKYFIDVHGVSSDSMIFILAFAGQVMIGIFGAFVMGNVSDRYFQSRRGPVTAIAYFVQAFLLLAFALLKPGPWLAAIILMLFYFFLNGCHGLIAGTASMDFGGRKAAATAAGLLDGSQYLVGSIAGIGMGMLLDRFGWGAWSWSIIIFALIAGALMATRWNVLPPRAKKQELVVCRKCEASYHINDESCSQCGEANPEITLKKIVLMSKEAFNTAIFSIFMFLFPLIILISKVLGGIVKPETRSDSVNSVLIFAFLGILIGLLAYNRSIAARRLIELKNMGTQYLEIVKPSSSLAKAALILSGIATVYGFIWLQKCL
- a CDS encoding cytochrome c biogenesis protein CcdA gives rise to the protein MNEFVGHLGSYLTSSPLLAFAAVFLGGILTSFEPCIYTMLPITVSFIGSQAGGSRFKGFFLSFVYVMGMALMYSALGAIAALTGSLFGEISQKPAVNLIMGNVCIILGLSMFDLFSIRMPSFIANLQSKKVGSGYVAIFFLGIFSGLVVGPCTAAVLGVTLAYVASKQNMLFGISLLFTYSLGMGLIILAIGTFAGILMSLPKAGPWMERVRRFMGAVLIGIGEYFIFIAGQKSI